ggggCACTGGCGTAGCTCAAAAACCTCCAGCTCAACCCcgagcagctctgctcagctcttctcccccacccctccagaagaacaggctgagagcttATTGCTCCCCTGTTTTAAAAACACCATGGAGCCACTCCAGCATGCCAGGGGTTCCCAGAGAGATGACCGATTTTACATGAGGGAGGAGGTTGAGCTGTCATTAGCAGAAGCAGTTAATGAACTGCTGCGGTCTGGACCAAGAGCAGAGACTCCGACTGAGTCTTTTTGGCTCTTTTTGGAGAGATGCTGCTAGGGGCTGGGCACTGCGTTGCATTGAGGTGCCCCATGATGACTACAAGGACAAGTTCCCCCCCAAACAGCCTTCCGCAGACTCCTCTGCGTGGACGGGGCATGCTGTGGTCGGGGTGGCAGGGAACCGTGACCCCTTCACCGCTCGCAGAGCCACCGAAGCAGCAGGAGCCAGGCGGTGCCGCAGGAGCGGAGCCCTGGGCTGGCAGCTGTACCCGGCGTGCAGGGACGGCCGGAATCCCCGCGGAGGGGCAGCGCGTGGCAGCGCACGGCAGCCCCACGGGGAGGGAAGGCTCCCTGGGTGGCTCAGCCACGGCCGAGGGCAGCGACTTCCCACGCCCCAAGGTGACATCCCCGCGGTGCCGCGACGCCTCTCACCCCGAAACTCACCCCGGCGTCCGCCTTACCTGGGGGGGTCCGTCTGGCCGCTCCCGTCCGAGCCCCTCCATAGCTCGCGGAGGCCTAACGAGCTGCGGGTCCGGCGAGGGGGAGTCCTCCGGGGGTCGGGGCGCGTCGTCCCGCTCCCGCCCCGGGGCCACGCGGGGTGCGCTGTCACCGCCACCTCCCGCGCCTTCACGCGTGTCCGTCAGCAGGGCCACGTCCGGGCTGGCGGAGGCCACGGGCACGGCGTGGCCCGTCTGCGGCGGCTCCGGATCCATGGGCTCGGGGCGCGGGGCTCACGCTGTCGCGGCGAGGGCCGCCCGCACCTGCGGGAACCGGCACGGACACCCCGAAGGCATCAGAGCCGCGGCGGCGGCAGACACAGCCCGGCGGGGACGGAGGCGGCTGCGGCATCCCTGCGCCGGGGGAGGCTCCATCCCCTCCTGGATCCGCCGGCTcggcgggcgggcggctgcCGTccccccccttctctccccGCACCCTACAAAGGCCGGGCGCGGCGCGGTGccgggccgcccgccgccctcggccccgccgccccccgcgccgcccccggccccatGTCCGCCGCCCGCCGAGGCccgggccgcccgccgccccccggaGCGCGGTGCCGCCTCTCGGCCCGCGAAGCCCCGCAACCCCCggcggccgcgccgccgcctcaTCGATATTCAGGCGGCCTGGCACcccggcggggccgcgccgcgcccgcggccgccAATCGCGGCGGCTCTGCCGGTTTCCATGGCGATGGTGCGGGAACGGTGCCGGCTGCCTATTGATGGGgaggcggggggcggcggcacCGGGCCGGGGGGAGCCCCTCCGGCTGCCCGTGTCCCCGGTCACTGCTCCCTGGCGCTGGGTTTGAGGTGCCGTTGCCCTGCGCCGGGTGAGCGGTACTCTGCCGGGGCCCGGTACCTTTCCCAGCCCCTCCCGCTCTGGGGACCACCGATGCTGCCCCACGGGGCCCGGCGCCGGCTCGGCCTGCTgccaaaaacacaaaaagggCTCTGTGTGCCCCATGTAGGGGCTGCCGTGGGTGAGGGTTGGAGGATGATGTGAGCAGGGAGAGGGCTGCAGGATCGCTGTGACACGAGGAGATGGGAGCTGGTAGCACAACGCTTCAGCACAGTGTGGCACGGGCACAGCTGAGCGCACGCGGAGCAGCAGACACACGCTCAATCTCTGCCCGCTCCCCATCATGCTGTAGTACAGATGGAGAGCACCCTGTGCAGCAGTGATGCTCAGGGAAAGGCCATTCGGTTGCTCCCCAGGAcccttctcccagccctgcacaaaGCCATCCCGCTGCTCATCCCTCCTCTGCACACCTCGGGCGCCGCAGATCAGCTGGGACGGATCCTGCCCTCTGCATCTGTGTGTGACAGTGCTGTGTCACACGGTTGCTCCACTGGACTGTGGGCAAGGTGCAGCACTGGGGGCTCTCTGGCTGCACGTGCACCTCGGGCACTGCTCTGCGAGCACCTCCTCGGGGAGCTCTGTGCCACATCCCGATGCGCAGCACACCGATGTGTCAGCTGCCAAAACAGGCGGCGCTGCCTCTGTGTCATCTCAGATGGATCACCACGGTGAGTGGTTTTCTCACCGCCGGCTGTGCAGGGTGCAGATGACCCACTTAGATGCTGGGGGAGGTAGCAGCCAGGTCCAACAGTCGCACATCCGCCTGAATGCAGAGCTCTCCATGCCAGGAGGAGACCCGGCATCTCTTGCTCCCTGCCCACCGCTGCTTCCCTCCCCTGGAGGTGCCGGGGAGGATCCCTGGTGCTGCACGGCATGCAGCAAGGCCCAGgcgcagcacagctctctgacAAGACAGAACAGGCAGGTTTCGTATGCAGGAATGGAGAGCCAGCAGTGGGAAGGGAAATGTGCTGCTGATAAGATCGCGTGGCTGCAAGCAGTGCGTGGCATGCAgtgtgcacacagcacagcctccctgggAGGCTCTGACACGTCTCACTTagtgctcctgctgctgtgtgcagttcGAATAGCTGCCCCTGCTCACCCCACCAGGTCCTGCTCCTCCACCAGGGTCCTGCTCACCCCAGTGGTTCAGCTGTGGGAAGCTGAGGAGGACCCCAGGGAGCCCTCCAGAAACATCCAAAGGCCCCAAAGGAGCTGGACCTGTTCCCCGTGGTGCGAGGACAGGGTGTGCAGCCCCAAGGGCCTCCTGCCTCTTCCACCACAAAGCTGCAAGAGAGAACATGTTCTGTGGGAGAGAAGAAATAAGGAGCCAAGAGTGACCCTGGGGTGCTTTGAGTGGCCCATAGCTTTGAGCAGGACACACATAACAGGGTCCATTGGCAGCCCCAGCCAAGATGGAGTGAACCAGGACCAGGGCCCCAGGTgaggctgctgagggctgtTAGGACCAATGAGTGCCCTCAGGGTCCTGCAGAACTCCTTCTCTGGCTCTTGGGAGAGAATTTAGTGGGTCCAGGAAGGGTTAATGGGGGCTCCTGTGGTCTGAGATGGGGAAGGAGGCTGAAGACATGCTGTGGGGGATGGCACTGGGGCAGCTGGTGGACACGGACCTGCTTCCATCTCCCTttcctgcaggccctggggctGAAGGCAGCGAGGGATCCACCCAACACCCTCACAGCCCGCGGGACTGAGGGCTGCGTGGACTCCCAGCGGCATCAACCAGGGTGAGGAGCTCACCGAGCTCACCCCAATAGGAAGGGGACACGTTTCCTTGCATGAACCTGCCAGAGTGCGCTCAGGGCACATGGAAGGCACTAAAATAGGAGCCAcattgggttttgttttttgttttttttcaagctgcagtttctgttttgctgctctcagcaagaaatgcatttccaaCATCTCCGCAGGCAGTGAGTGCTGAGTGGCTGTAATATTTGTGACCATAAGAGACATTAACACCCGGTACTTATCCTTCCTGCTATTTACATACTCATTATTAGGATCACGACCTTTCAAAAACTTTTGTGTTACAACTGCAAAGTTGGGCTTTGTTGTCCTCTTGGGCAcataacaaaatgaaagcagcttCGGGGCacgctgtgcagtgctgtgctgtgctgtgtggtgcagtgcagtgctgtattgtgctgtgctgtgttgtgctgtgctgtgctgtgcagtgctgtgctgtgcagtgttgtgtgttgtgctgtgttatgctgggctgggctgtgttgtgttttgctgggctgtgctgttctgtgttatgctgggctgtgctgtgttgtgctgtgttgggctgtgctgtgctgtgctgggccttgccgtgctgtgctgcttccttgggtggtttttttttttagctctttcttctttttattgcttAAAAACCTGCCGCCTTGTGACCATGATGAGAGTTctgacctttttttccttccgtATTCCCTGCAAACATTCTCAAAGTCAGGGAGTGGGGGAagcagggatggggaagaaaaggcaaagctCCCAGTCCTGATGTGGTCAAAGGGAAAGACAAATACTCCATAAAACCACCCTCAAAACCTGCATGAGAAATTTTACAAGAAGCAGAAGCTTTCCATTATAACTTGGAGtcaaaggggggggggggggggggggaactatttttattgcatttttctactatttttaGGTGCCGTATCCAAAGACCAGAAGACAGGGAATCAAAGTTGAGCGTGGTGATGCGCTGGGGTGTTTGGGAACCAACATTTGGGCAATGGGGATGTGGGAAGCCGGGACGTCGGGCACACTGTGTGGGCGGGCTGGGGTGGGGACAGTGGCCATAGGAGCGTCCCATTCCCGTTCCACGTGGCCTCATGGAGgtggtggggctgtgctgggacgTGGCCGCTCTGCTGTGAGCCCGGATGGGTGCGGGGCACGAGCAGCCACGGGGTGCTGAGATTTGTGGTGCCCATTTCTAGCACCCCACGTCCCCCGGGCTCCGTCCCCCCACAGTAACCCCCACTGCCACCCGTGGCCCTGGGGCGCCCCATGTGTCTTTTTCCAGTTGTTGTGTTTCTCAGGAAAAGAATCAAAAAGACAAATTCCACAAGCGAATGCTGAAAGAGTTTTATTTAGCAGCCCCTGTGTCATCGTGCGGCCGTGCAAAGCCACTCAGCAGCCCCCTCCTACCCCGTCCACACGTGgctaccccccccccccagctttgTGCAGGACTCTGCCACGAAGATGGGGTGAAAAAAGTGCAAATCAAAGGCCATGCTACCTACCTGCCCTCCCACAGTGGCCAGCACAGAACTCCTACCCCCCGGAGCAGACGAT
The DNA window shown above is from Gallus gallus isolate bGalGal1 chromosome 19, bGalGal1.mat.broiler.GRCg7b, whole genome shotgun sequence and carries:
- the LOC107054776 gene encoding uncharacterized protein LOC107054776 isoform X1 — protein: MLRERPFGCSPGPFSQPCTKPSRCSSLLCTPRAPQISWDGSCPLHLCVTVLCHTVAPLDCGQGAALGALWLHVHLGHCSASTSSGSSVPHPDAQHTDVSAAKTGGAASVSSQMDHHGEWFSHRRLCRVQMTHLDAGGGSSQVQQSHIRLNAELSMPGGDPASLAPCPPLLPSPGGAGEDPWCCTACSKAQAQHSSLTRQNRQVSYAGMESQQWEGKCAADKIAWLQAVRGMQCAHSTASLGGSDTSHLVLLLLCAVRIAAPAHPTRSCSSTRVLLTPVVQLWEAEEDPREPSRNIQRPQRSWTCSPWCEDRVCSPKGLLPLPPQSCKREHVLWERRNKEPRVTLGCFEWPIALSRTHITGSIGSPSQDGVNQDQGPR